A window of the Zeugodacus cucurbitae isolate PBARC_wt_2022May chromosome 4, idZeuCucr1.2, whole genome shotgun sequence genome harbors these coding sequences:
- the LOC105216822 gene encoding flightin → MADEEDPWGFDEADSEPAAAAPAPAAAAAADAGAAPAAGGGESAPAGGETAAAAEEESAPPPPPPEDDGYRKPVQLYRHWVRPQFLQYKYMYNYRTNYYDDVIDYLDKKQVGVSREIPRAQTWAERVLRKSNVSGRDLDSYSCSSKRDKHLVQTLAASIRTHNYHTKAYINQKYANVL, encoded by the exons ATGGCTGATGAGGAGGATCCATGGGGTTTCGATGAGGCTGATAGTGAGCCAGCTGCCGCTGCCCCTGCtcctgctgctgccgctgccgctgatGCAGGTGCTGCCCCTGCCGCGGGTGGTGGTGAGAGCGCCCCAGCTGGGGGCGAAACTGCTGCAGCAGCCGAAGAAGAATCGGcaccgccaccaccgccgccagAAGACGATGGCTACCGAAAGCCCGTGCAACTATATCGTCACTGGGTGAG ACCACAATTCTTGCAGTATAAATACATGTACAACTACAGAACAAACTACTATGATGACGTTATTGATTACTTGGATAAGAAGCAGGTTGGCGTTTCAAGGGAAATACCGCGCGCACAAACTTGGGCTGAACGCGTGCTAAGAAAGAGCAACGTTAG TGGACGCGACCTTGACTCATACTCATGTTCAAGCAAAAGGGATAAGCATCTCGTACAAACTCTGGCTGCCTCGATTCGTACTCATAATTATCACACCAAAGCTTATATTAACCAGAAATATGCAAATgttctataa